A window of the Emys orbicularis isolate rEmyOrb1 chromosome 1, rEmyOrb1.hap1, whole genome shotgun sequence genome harbors these coding sequences:
- the LOC135883352 gene encoding olfactory receptor 52K2-like: MSDSNTTDFTNPSIFILLGIPGLEAAHIWISIPFCAMYVIAVLGNSTILFIVKREPSLHGPMYYFLCMLAVTDLVLSTSIMPKTLSIFWFNSREINFNACLTQLYFLHCFSVMESGIFVAMAFDRYVAICHPLRHSTTLTNAVVAKIGLAVVLRGGMLVMPHPFLARQWPYCRNNIILHSYCEHMAVVKLACADTHVSSYYGLFVIFSVIGLDVFFITVSYINILWAIFRIPTKDARLKTFGTCSSHLCIILAFYIPGLFSFLMYRFGHNVAPHFHILMANVYLLVPPMLNPIIYGVRTKQIRDRLLWLFAHKET, encoded by the coding sequence atgtcagattccaacacaactgacttcaccaacccctccatcttcatcctgctgggcattcctggcctggaggcagcccatatctggatctccatcccaTTCTGTGCCATGTACGTCATAGCCGTCTTGGGGAACTCCACCATCCTGTTCATCGTGAAGAGGGAGCCGAGCCTCCATGGACctatgtactatttcctctgcatgctggccgtcaCCGACCTGGTCTTGTCTACGTCCATCATGCCCAAAacgctgagcatcttctggttcaattccagggagatcaatttcaatgcctgcctcacccagctgTACTTCCTTCACTGCTTCTCAGtgatggagtctgggatcttTGTGGCCATGGCTTTcgatcgctacgtggccatctgccatcccctgagacattcTACCACCCTGACAAACGCTGTGGTGGCCAAGATCGGTCTTGCTGTggtgctgcgcggtggcatgcTCGTAATGCCCCATCCCTTCCTGGCGAGgcagtggccatattgcagaaacAACATCATCCTGCACTCGTACTGTGAGCACATGgccgtggtgaagctggcctgcgctGACACCCATGTCAGTAGTTACTACGGCCTCTTTGTGATATTCTCTGTGATTGGTCTGGATGTGTTTTTTATCACTGTTTCCTATATCAATATCCTTTGGGCCATCTTCAGAATCCCCACAAAGGAcgcccggctcaagacttttgggacctgcagctcccacctctgtATCATCTTAGCCTTTTACATTCCAGGACTCTTCTCCTTCCTCATGTACCGATTTGGTCACAATGTGGCCCCGCATTTCCACATTCTCATGGCCAACGTGTACCTCCTGGTGCCccccatgctaaaccccatcatctatgggGTGAGGACGAAACAGATTCGGGATAGGCTGCTCTGGCTCTTTGCTCATAAAGAGACCTAA